One Dromiciops gliroides isolate mDroGli1 chromosome 3, mDroGli1.pri, whole genome shotgun sequence DNA segment encodes these proteins:
- the THYN1 gene encoding thymocyte nuclear protein 1 yields MPRHQKRACRGAPESEMEVPSGKRTKATKTKTPEKPVVEAKTSESLKKGQATKDCGNEPSGYWLMKSEPESRLEKGVDVKFGIEDLKAQPKQTACWDGVRNYQARNFLRAMKVGDEAFFYHSNCKEPGIAGLMKIVKEAYPDHTQFEKDSPHYDPSSKKENPKWFMVDVQFIRMTKRFIPLAELKGHHKANGGPLEKMALFTRQRLSVQPLTQGEFDFVLSLEDKKPS; encoded by the exons AAATGGAGGTGCCATCAGGCAAACGTACCAAGGCCACCAAGACTAAGACTCCAGAGAAACCAGTGGTAGAAGCAAAGACCTCTGAGTCCCTTAAGAAGGGTCAGGCTACTAAAGATTGTGGAAATGAGCCAAGTGGTTACTGGCTGATGAAATCAGAGCCAGAAAGTCGGCTGGAGAAAGGCGTAGATGTGAAG TTTGGCATTGAGGATCTCAAAGCACAGCCTAAACAGACAGCATGCTGGGATGGTGTTCGAAACTACCAG GCCCGGAACTTTCTAAGAGCAATGAAAGTGGGAGACGAGGCCTTCTTCTATCACAGCAACTGTAAAGAACCAGGCATCGCAGGCCTCATGAAG ATTGTGAAGGAGGCCTACCCTGATCATACACAATTTGAGAAAGATAGCCCTCATTATGACCCATCCAGCAAgaaggaaaaccccaagtggtTCATG GTGGATGTCCAATTTATTCGAATGACCAAACGTTTTATTCCCCTGGCTGAGCTCAAGGGCCATCACAAAGCCAATGGTGGCCCTCTAGAAAAGATGGCTCTCTTTACCCGTCAGAGACTCTCAGTCCAGCCTCTGACCCAAG GGGAATTTGATTTTGTCTTGAGCCTGGAGGACAAGAAGCCAAGTTAA